A region of the Silene latifolia isolate original U9 population chromosome 9, ASM4854445v1, whole genome shotgun sequence genome:
TTCCTCAGGGATTTGAGTGCGAGCTATCTGTGCAAGATAATGCTGACTTGAAGAAGGTGGCAAATGGACGAGTATTCAAGACCACTGAGAAGGCATCAGTATGTCACGGTAAACCAATTGGAGTAGAAAATTTAAGGGTATGCGTTTACGTTATCATGGAAGATATGGACGACATACCATTACCTGTACCAACTGATGATTTTGCTACTGTTGGTGATGCAATTGGTTCATTTCTTCTTTGGCCGAAGAATTTAATCACTTTTGCTGTTGCCAGGTATGAAAGTCATACTTAATTGAAAATTGCATAAGTATTTCAAAGATATGAAAGTGGTAATTATAGCTTCTCCATTTTTCTTCGGGAATCTCGGAAGAAACGTGAGGCGAGAGAGACAGAGGCAAAGTCGACAAAAACTCAAAATGCAAAAAGCGAAAGACAATTGAGAGTCCTAAGTCAAAAAAGGTAGAAAGTGGTAAGAGTAGAACAATTGATCAGTCCACGGCAAGATCAAACAACAACTTGAAAACTCTTTTGGACCAAAAATTTGAGTCCAGACGATTAATGTCCAAGGTAGTCAGTATGATGGGCGATACTCAAGTAATCGATGTCTACTTGACCGAGGATGTCTTAGGATCTAAGCGAACTGCGCGCCTAGCCAAGGACGACATTATCGCACTATTGAACATGGAGAAGCTTTCCCTTCCAGTCATTCAGACTTTTCTTGGGTATGTAATGACTCCGGATTTAAAATTGCATCTCATATATTTAGTTTGACATTGGTCATTGATTTTATCTTACAATtttggttatacttgtatgtttATTGTTATAGGTACTTGTTTAGCGTCTGTGACATCAAAACGTATGGGTTCTTATGTCCAGAAGTGACTTCATTATTAGGCCATGCTCAAGATGATGCAATAACACTTATCTCTACAAGGATGCAAGCcttgaaaaaaaaatttacttCGCTCCATATGGTGCTAAGTAAGTACTCAGCCTTACCGCCTCGTATTAAAAAATGTATCAACAGTTTGATTATTGATTATTATGTAATAAATTACAAATTATTCACAGGGATCATTGGATGCTCCTTGTATTTGACGTTGTTGATCGTAATCAAGTACTTTGGTTTGATTCAACGGGAAATTCAGTGCCTTCAAAGTTAAGAACCTACATTAATACGTAAGTTGAACTTGATAGTTATTATGCATGCACAATGTTATTTGAATGTCCATTTCGAACTATATTCACGACAATTATTTATTGGAAACCTTATATAGAGCTATACGAGTGTACGGCTACAACGGTGGGGCAAGAAAGAGTTCTCAAACACCGCAATGGCTGAAAATTAATGTAAGTTCATTACTATATCAGATGTCTACTTGTTTTATTACGTTTAAATAGCAAAAAATGGTTGCTTTAATTTGCCGACATGCTGTTTTAGTGTGCTCGTCAAGAAGGTGATACAGAATGCGCGTACTACATAATGAGGTACATGCTGGAAATTGTGACTCGTTCAGACCCGACGAAAGCTATCGATGAGGTCAGATTACCCGAAATTTTAAAACTCTTGTATAATGTTTTCAAGTAATGTTTACCCCTTGCACGATCAACAATAACTATGATAGCCTATGATGGCCTGCTTGTTGTCGCCTTGCCAAGTTTTACTACCATAAAATCCCATTATTGAGCTTCAGCTGTTTTAGTATTTGTGGTATTATATAAGACGTCGTCATGTGCATGATTTTCAGGTTTTTCAAGACAAAATGGCATATTCACAAGATGAAATCGATGAAGTTCGGGACTTGTGGGCGAACTATTTTCTGAATGCCTAGTTGTAGTAGTAATCTATTAGTTTGATTCTGAAAACTCTGTTTGTCTCGGGAT
Encoded here:
- the LOC141598432 gene encoding uncharacterized protein LOC141598432 produces the protein MLLVFDVVDRNQVLWFDSTGNSVPSKLRTYINTAIRVYGYNGGARKSSQTPQWLKINCARQEGDTECAYYIMRYMLEIVTRSDPTKAIDEVFQDKMAYSQDEIDEVRDLWANYFLNA